A single genomic interval of Alteromonas sp. CI.11.F.A3 harbors:
- a CDS encoding sulfurtransferase produces MSMLVNVQQLATQLQDEPIILVRAVMDDPVTKTPDSRDAMVLPNSVDIDLDGEGSDHTTGFPHSMPTESDFALYLGRQGLTERSSVVVYDTRGMYSAPRVWWMLKAMGHENVKLLNGGQVAWEDKSLPVSEQRIPSHFKYESDAQSKWFVNSSAVIQAINTDAQLVDARSEARFYGKVAEPRPGVRSGHMPGAYNLPFTALLDNGFFLSVEELKSVFANADIDLSKPIICTCGSGVTACIIGVAALMCGASDVAIYDGSWSEWGANATFPVVTD; encoded by the coding sequence ATGTCGATGTTAGTTAATGTTCAACAACTTGCCACGCAACTGCAAGATGAACCCATCATTTTAGTGCGGGCGGTTATGGATGACCCGGTTACCAAAACGCCTGATTCTCGTGATGCTATGGTGTTGCCAAACTCTGTGGATATAGACTTAGACGGCGAGGGCAGTGATCACACCACTGGTTTCCCCCATAGTATGCCAACCGAATCTGACTTTGCTTTGTACTTAGGGCGACAAGGTTTGACCGAACGATCGTCTGTCGTGGTTTACGATACCCGAGGCATGTACAGCGCCCCTCGTGTTTGGTGGATGCTTAAGGCCATGGGGCATGAGAACGTAAAATTGTTAAATGGCGGCCAAGTAGCCTGGGAAGATAAGAGCTTACCGGTATCAGAACAACGAATTCCCTCACATTTTAAGTATGAAAGTGATGCGCAGAGCAAATGGTTCGTTAATAGCTCCGCGGTTATTCAAGCGATTAATACCGATGCGCAACTGGTCGACGCCAGAAGTGAAGCTCGGTTTTACGGAAAAGTGGCAGAGCCTCGCCCTGGGGTTCGTTCTGGGCATATGCCCGGCGCTTACAATCTTCCATTCACAGCGCTATTAGATAATGGCTTTTTCTTAAGCGTTGAAGAATTAAAAAGCGTTTTTGCCAATGCCGACATTGATTTGTCGAAGCCGATTATCTGTACCTGTGGTTCAGGGGTTACGGCGTGTATTATTGGCGTAGCTGCACTTATGTGTGGAGCAAGTGATGTTGCTATTTACGACGGTTCTTGGTCTGAATGGGGAGCAAATGCAACTTTTCCAGTGGTGACTGATTAA
- the tpx gene encoding thiol peroxidase has protein sequence MATVTFQGNSVSTVGSLPEVGQQAPDFTLVKADLGEVTLADLKGKRVILNIFPSVDTGTCATSVRKFNEQAAGLDNTQVICVSADLPFAAGRFCGAEGIENVITGSTFRTSFGDDYGVAFTSMPLTGLLSRTVVVIDTDGKVLYTEQVAETTEEPNYDSAMAAL, from the coding sequence ATGGCAACAGTTACGTTTCAAGGTAATTCAGTTTCAACTGTAGGTTCGCTTCCAGAAGTTGGGCAGCAAGCCCCAGACTTCACATTAGTTAAAGCGGATTTAGGTGAAGTAACCCTCGCTGATCTTAAGGGTAAACGCGTTATTCTTAACATTTTCCCTTCTGTGGATACGGGTACATGTGCAACGTCAGTGCGTAAATTCAATGAACAAGCCGCTGGTCTAGACAATACACAAGTTATTTGTGTATCCGCCGACTTACCGTTTGCAGCTGGCCGCTTCTGTGGTGCTGAAGGTATTGAAAATGTTATTACCGGCTCTACTTTCCGTACAAGCTTTGGTGACGACTATGGTGTTGCGTTCACTTCAATGCCGCTAACTGGTCTGCTATCACGAACAGTAGTTGTGATTGATACCGACGGTAAGGTACTTTATACCGAGCAAGTGGCTGAAACCACTGAAGAACCAAACTACGATTCAGCAATGGCTGCTTTGTAA